One Halobaculum sp. CBA1158 DNA segment encodes these proteins:
- a CDS encoding DUF2178 domain-containing protein, giving the protein MTETGVSSGDGGTGTPTVATRRRYRRLLFGSVGVGVIANLALRFLSYPVAAEAAYWVGIVGFLAVWTFSPVTLFDERDAELERRASTITLVVAAVVLVLGASGTRTLSALGVYDASSFVSGVLYGYVGLFVVFAVAYGWVSRNR; this is encoded by the coding sequence ATGACGGAGACGGGAGTCAGCTCCGGGGACGGAGGGACCGGGACTCCGACCGTCGCGACGCGACGTCGATACCGGCGGCTCCTGTTCGGATCGGTCGGCGTCGGCGTGATCGCGAACCTCGCGCTGCGGTTCCTCTCGTACCCGGTCGCGGCGGAGGCGGCCTACTGGGTGGGGATCGTCGGGTTCCTCGCGGTCTGGACGTTCAGTCCCGTGACTCTGTTCGACGAGCGCGACGCCGAGTTGGAACGTCGCGCGAGCACGATCACGTTAGTCGTGGCGGCGGTCGTCCTCGTGCTCGGAGCCTCCGGCACGCGAACGCTGAGCGCGCTCGGAGTCTACGACGCGTCGTCGTTCGTGTCCGGGGTGCTGTACGGCTACGTCGGGTTGTTCGTCGTGTTCGCGGTCGCGTACGGCTGGGTCAGCAGGAACCGATGA
- the cmk gene encoding (d)CMP kinase, whose translation MLLTVSGPPGSGKSTTAAALAEAFDLEHVSGGDIFRELAAEHDMTPVEFNEHAEEDDQIDRDLDRRLRSIAIEREDVLLESRLAGWLAAEHADLRIWLDAPLEVRCERIVDREEKPLERVVEETRRRESSEAKRYREYYNIHIDDLSIYDLVYNTARWSPEGVLGMLTTAVDSYDPDSDEGKAPVEGVDYDF comes from the coding sequence ATGTTGCTAACGGTCTCCGGCCCGCCGGGCAGCGGGAAGAGCACCACCGCCGCGGCGCTGGCGGAGGCGTTCGACCTCGAGCACGTATCCGGGGGCGACATCTTCCGGGAGCTCGCCGCCGAACACGACATGACGCCCGTCGAGTTCAACGAACACGCCGAGGAGGACGACCAGATCGACCGCGACCTGGACCGTCGCCTCCGCAGTATCGCCATCGAACGCGAGGACGTGCTGCTGGAGTCGCGCCTCGCCGGCTGGCTCGCCGCCGAGCACGCCGACCTCCGAATATGGCTCGACGCCCCGCTGGAGGTGCGGTGTGAGCGCATCGTCGACCGCGAGGAGAAGCCGCTCGAACGGGTGGTCGAGGAGACCCGCCGCAGGGAAAGCAGCGAGGCGAAGCGCTACCGGGAGTACTACAACATCCACATCGACGACCTGAGCATCTACGACCTCGTGTACAACACCGCCCGCTGGTCGCCCGAGGGCGTGCTCGGGATGCTCACCACGGCCGTCGACTCCTACGACCCCGACAGCGACGAGGGGAAAGCGCCCGTCGAGGGCGTCGACTACGACTTCTGA
- a CDS encoding molybdenum cofactor synthesis domain-containing protein, whose translation MDDGGDHEHDGGHDHDHDDGHDHGGHAHDHGGGHDHDGGHDHGGHAHDDHAHHAHDLDALGYAVVTVSSSRGYDDDPAGDAIEAAVAAAGDEVVVREIVADDFDGVQGTVDRLVDRDDVDCVVTTGGTGVTPDDVTVEAVTPLFDKELPGFGELFRSMSRDEIGTMVVGTRATAGVAGGVPVFCLPGSENAARLGSEEIIVEEAGHLAGLARRE comes from the coding sequence ATGGACGACGGCGGCGACCACGAGCACGACGGCGGACACGACCACGACCACGATGACGGCCATGACCACGGCGGTCACGCGCACGACCACGGCGGCGGACACGACCACGACGGCGGCCACGACCACGGCGGTCACGCGCACGACGACCACGCGCATCACGCTCACGACCTCGACGCGCTGGGGTACGCGGTCGTGACGGTGTCGTCCTCGCGCGGGTACGACGACGACCCCGCGGGCGACGCGATCGAGGCGGCCGTCGCGGCCGCGGGCGACGAGGTCGTCGTCAGAGAGATCGTCGCCGACGACTTCGACGGGGTCCAGGGGACGGTCGACCGGCTCGTCGACCGCGACGACGTGGACTGCGTGGTGACGACCGGCGGGACGGGCGTGACCCCCGACGACGTGACCGTCGAGGCGGTGACGCCGCTGTTCGACAAGGAGCTGCCGGGGTTCGGCGAGCTGTTCCGGTCGATGAGTCGCGACGAGATCGGGACGATGGTCGTGGGGACGCGCGCGACCGCCGGCGTCGCCGGCGGGGTGCCGGTGTTCTGTCTCCCCGGGAGCGAGAACGCGGCGCGGCTCGGGAGCGAGGAGATCATCGTCGAGGAGGCGGGGCACCTCGCGGGGTTAGCGAGGCGCGAGTAG
- a CDS encoding alpha/beta fold hydrolase, whose protein sequence is MRHTLEAAREAESLPADVPGAARFVEANDRTFHVVEAGPDDGELVLLLHGFPEFWYGWRDQIRPLANEGYRVVVPDQRGYNRSERPDRVRDYRIEELADDATGLIDAYDRETAALVGHDWGGIVGWWVALHAPERLSAFVPVNAPHPTALRRRLRSDPSQLLRSSYAGFFQLPRIPEALTRAGGWRIATRMLRESSMPGTFSAADLDRYREAWGREGAFTAMLNWYRAAARDRPVPETDRAEVPTRLIWGVHDQFLKRPLAHDSVSYCTDGRLTTVQEATHWVQHEQPAKVANAILDELA, encoded by the coding sequence ATGCGTCACACGCTCGAAGCCGCCCGTGAGGCCGAGTCGCTGCCGGCGGACGTGCCCGGAGCGGCGCGGTTCGTCGAGGCGAACGACCGGACGTTCCACGTCGTCGAGGCCGGCCCCGACGACGGCGAGTTGGTCCTCCTGTTGCACGGGTTCCCGGAGTTCTGGTACGGCTGGCGCGACCAGATCCGCCCGCTCGCGAACGAGGGGTACCGCGTCGTCGTGCCCGACCAACGCGGCTACAACCGCAGCGAGCGACCCGACCGCGTCCGCGACTACCGGATCGAGGAACTGGCGGACGACGCTACCGGGCTGATCGACGCCTACGACCGCGAGACGGCCGCGCTCGTCGGCCACGACTGGGGCGGGATCGTCGGCTGGTGGGTCGCGCTCCACGCCCCCGAACGCCTCTCGGCGTTCGTCCCGGTCAACGCCCCCCATCCCACGGCGCTCCGGCGGCGGCTCCGGAGCGATCCCTCCCAGCTGTTACGGTCGAGCTACGCCGGCTTCTTCCAACTTCCGCGGATCCCGGAAGCGCTGACCCGCGCGGGCGGCTGGCGGATCGCCACCCGGATGCTGCGCGAGTCGTCGATGCCGGGGACGTTCTCCGCGGCCGACCTCGACCGCTACCGCGAGGCGTGGGGCCGCGAGGGCGCGTTCACGGCCATGCTGAACTGGTACCGCGCGGCCGCCCGCGACCGGCCGGTCCCCGAGACGGACCGGGCGGAGGTGCCGACGCGACTGATCTGGGGCGTCCACGACCAGTTCCTCAAGCGCCCGCTGGCGCACGACTCCGTGAGCTACTGCACGGACGGCCGGCTC
- a CDS encoding RNA-guided pseudouridylation complex pseudouridine synthase subunit Cbf5, whose product MRPAPEERTVAELAAFGVVNLDKPAGPSAHQVAAWVRDRLDVDRAAHAGTLDPKVTGCLPTLTGDATRLAQVFLEGTKEYVAVLELHAPAPTDLERVIAEFEGDLYQKPPRKSAVTRRLRTREVSDLDVLDRTDRQVLLRIRCESGTYVRKLCHDIGLALGTGGHMGHLRRTATDPFDDRDLHTLHDLIDGVAFAEGEDAVGGRDTDAGAPDESLLREVLRPAEEALTGLPSLTIADSAAREVAEGAPVYAPGVVAAGDTGSGAPAEGDLLACYTPDGAAVCLGRLVGDPDADAGEVVDLERVLV is encoded by the coding sequence GTGCGCCCGGCACCCGAGGAGCGCACGGTCGCGGAGTTGGCCGCCTTCGGCGTCGTCAACCTCGACAAGCCCGCCGGTCCGTCGGCCCACCAGGTCGCCGCCTGGGTCCGCGACCGCCTCGACGTCGACCGGGCGGCCCACGCGGGCACGCTCGACCCGAAGGTGACCGGCTGTCTCCCGACCCTGACGGGCGACGCCACCCGGCTCGCGCAGGTGTTCCTCGAGGGCACCAAGGAGTACGTCGCCGTGCTGGAACTCCACGCGCCCGCGCCGACGGATCTGGAGCGCGTGATCGCCGAGTTCGAGGGCGATCTCTACCAGAAGCCGCCGCGCAAGTCGGCGGTGACGCGTCGCCTGCGCACCCGCGAGGTGTCCGACCTCGACGTGCTCGACCGGACCGACCGGCAGGTGTTACTCCGGATTCGCTGTGAGTCGGGGACCTACGTCCGGAAGCTGTGTCACGACATCGGTCTCGCGCTCGGCACCGGCGGCCACATGGGCCACCTCCGCCGCACGGCGACGGACCCGTTCGACGACCGCGACCTCCACACCCTCCACGACCTGATCGACGGCGTCGCGTTCGCCGAGGGGGAAGACGCAGTCGGCGGCCGGGACACCGACGCCGGCGCGCCCGACGAGTCGCTCCTGCGCGAGGTGCTCCGCCCGGCCGAGGAGGCGCTGACCGGGCTCCCGTCGCTGACGATCGCGGACTCCGCCGCCCGCGAGGTCGCCGAGGGCGCGCCCGTGTACGCGCCTGGCGTGGTCGCCGCCGGCGATACCGGCTCCGGCGCGCCCGCCGAGGGCGACCTCCTGGCGTGTTACACGCCCGACGGAGCGGCCGTCTGTCTCGGCCGGCTCGTCGGCGACCCCGACGCCGACGCCGGCGAGGTCGTCGACCTGGAGCGCGTGTTGGTCTGA
- a CDS encoding zinc-binding dehydrogenase yields MKAVQFSEHGDRDVIEYDDFPDPDPDRGEVLVDVKAGALNHLDIWTRKGLPGIDLEMPHIPGSDAAGVVEAVGDGVTRFEAGDHVAVSAGVSCGECEFCRHGEESQCVRFSIIGEHQRGVHSEKAAVPADNLVPVPDHVDWEVAGSASLVFQTAWRMLLTQGELAPGEKILVHGASGGVGHAAVQIADFVGAEVYATASTEEKLSYAEECGAEHVINYEADDFADEIRDLTGRRGVDMVVDHIGAATWHDSLKSLAKGGRVVTCGATTGGRPETDINRIFWNQLKVIGSTMATPGEVDDVLELVWDGTFEPRIRETLPMSEAARAHEIIEDREGFGKVVVRPDSEL; encoded by the coding sequence ATGAAAGCGGTTCAGTTCTCGGAGCACGGCGACCGCGACGTGATCGAGTACGACGACTTCCCGGACCCGGACCCGGATCGCGGCGAGGTGCTCGTCGACGTGAAGGCGGGGGCGCTCAACCACCTCGACATCTGGACCCGAAAGGGCCTTCCCGGGATCGACCTGGAGATGCCGCACATTCCCGGGTCCGACGCCGCCGGCGTCGTGGAGGCGGTCGGCGATGGCGTCACCCGCTTCGAGGCGGGCGACCACGTCGCCGTCTCGGCGGGCGTCTCCTGCGGGGAGTGTGAGTTCTGCCGCCACGGCGAGGAGTCCCAGTGCGTCCGCTTCTCGATTATCGGCGAGCACCAGCGCGGCGTCCACTCGGAGAAGGCGGCGGTACCCGCGGACAACCTCGTTCCCGTTCCCGACCACGTCGACTGGGAGGTCGCCGGTTCCGCCTCGCTCGTGTTCCAGACCGCCTGGCGGATGCTCCTGACCCAGGGCGAACTCGCGCCCGGCGAGAAGATCCTCGTGCACGGAGCCTCCGGGGGCGTCGGCCACGCGGCGGTGCAGATCGCCGACTTCGTCGGCGCGGAGGTGTACGCCACCGCCTCCACCGAGGAGAAACTCAGCTACGCCGAGGAGTGCGGCGCGGAGCACGTGATCAACTACGAGGCGGACGACTTCGCGGACGAGATCCGCGATCTGACGGGTCGCCGCGGCGTCGACATGGTCGTCGACCACATCGGCGCGGCGACGTGGCACGACTCCCTCAAGAGCCTCGCGAAGGGCGGGCGCGTCGTCACCTGCGGGGCGACCACCGGCGGCCGGCCCGAGACGGACATCAATCGCATCTTCTGGAACCAACTGAAGGTGATCGGCTCGACGATGGCGACGCCCGGCGAGGTCGACGACGTGCTCGAACTCGTGTGGGACGGCACCTTCGAGCCGCGGATCCGCGAGACGCTTCCCATGAGCGAGGCGGCGCGCGCCCACGAGATCATCGAGGACCGGGAAGGCTTTGGGAAGGTGGTGGTACGACCCGATAGTGAGCTCTGA
- a CDS encoding succinylglutamate desuccinylase/aspartoacylase family protein yields MDVTLAVGSAVAEPGERADGWIEATPLPTGGDERLPVIAVNGAEEGPTLWVTGGVHGDEATGVAVAQDAAAAFADVRDDLAGAVVAVPVVSPAGLRRNERTSYYGGDDPNRYFPDAERESSRPPETQERIATRLFEALTDSADLLVDCHTAQVGSMPFTIRDRVLHGEERTEAEAEALAEDLDRLAGALGLPVLTEYPAEEYLEQSLQRSTAGAVLNTAGIPAVTAELGGHSVVEADARRAGVAGVVAAAVEFGLLADRPPSLAAAGDGVPDAPVEYPVRRFVGPRTETAGVVRHRVAVGEPVEAGEVVADVVTPHGEVLEAVESERDGYVIGRAEGVAVYEGQAVASMAVRDDGDLVVPRDADGA; encoded by the coding sequence ATGGACGTCACACTCGCGGTCGGCTCCGCCGTCGCGGAGCCCGGCGAGCGCGCCGACGGCTGGATCGAGGCGACGCCGCTCCCGACCGGCGGGGACGAACGGCTGCCCGTGATCGCGGTGAACGGTGCCGAGGAGGGGCCGACGCTGTGGGTCACCGGCGGCGTCCACGGCGACGAGGCGACCGGCGTCGCCGTCGCGCAGGACGCGGCCGCGGCGTTCGCGGACGTGCGCGACGACCTCGCGGGCGCGGTCGTCGCCGTGCCGGTGGTCAGTCCGGCCGGCCTCCGCCGTAACGAACGTACCTCCTACTACGGCGGCGACGACCCGAACCGATACTTCCCCGACGCCGAGCGCGAGTCGTCGCGCCCGCCCGAGACGCAAGAGCGGATCGCCACCCGGCTGTTCGAGGCGCTGACCGACTCCGCGGACCTGCTCGTCGACTGCCACACCGCGCAGGTGGGGTCGATGCCGTTCACCATCCGCGACCGCGTGCTCCACGGCGAGGAGCGAACGGAGGCTGAGGCCGAGGCGCTCGCCGAGGATCTGGACCGCCTTGCCGGGGCGCTGGGACTTCCCGTGCTTACTGAATACCCCGCCGAAGAGTACCTCGAGCAGTCGCTCCAGCGCTCGACCGCCGGCGCTGTGCTCAACACCGCCGGGATCCCGGCGGTCACGGCGGAGCTTGGCGGCCACAGCGTCGTCGAGGCCGACGCCCGTCGCGCCGGCGTCGCGGGCGTCGTCGCCGCGGCCGTCGAGTTCGGCCTCCTGGCGGACCGACCGCCGAGCCTTGCGGCCGCGGGCGACGGGGTACCCGACGCGCCCGTCGAGTACCCCGTCCGGCGGTTCGTCGGCCCCCGTACCGAGACGGCGGGGGTGGTCCGCCACCGCGTCGCAGTCGGCGAACCGGTCGAGGCGGGAGAGGTCGTCGCCGACGTCGTGACTCCCCACGGCGAGGTTCTGGAGGCGGTCGAGAGCGAGCGCGACGGCTACGTCATCGGCCGCGCCGAGGGGGTGGCCGTCTACGAGGGCCAGGCGGTCGCGAGCATGGCCGTCCGCGACGACGGCGACCTGGTGGTCCCGCGCGACGCCGACGGGGCGTGA
- a CDS encoding helix-turn-helix transcriptional regulator yields the protein MNNDVRARRERRDLSQADLAEAVGVTRQTINSIERGRYDPSLELAFALADFFGCRIEELFDPGGDGDPDADGDATDPA from the coding sequence ATGAACAACGACGTGCGCGCCCGCCGCGAGCGACGCGACCTGAGCCAGGCCGACCTCGCCGAGGCGGTCGGCGTCACGAGACAGACGATAAACAGCATCGAACGGGGTCGGTACGACCCCTCGCTGGAGCTCGCGTTCGCGCTCGCCGACTTCTTCGGGTGTCGGATCGAGGAGCTGTTCGATCCGGGAGGCGACGGCGACCCCGACGCCGACGGCGACGCTACCGACCCGGCGTAA